gcacggccgtgactctcgcgaaagcacaaccgtgcctcttgcggaagcaaaaccgtgactctcgtgaaagaaaaaaacagaaaaagtgtttttttttcatttccgaaaggcacggccgtgaatctcgctaaagcacaaccatgcctctcgcggaaaaaaAACCGCGACTTtcgtgaaagaaaaaaacaaaaaatgcgttttttttgtttccgaaaggcacggccgtgactctcgctaaagcataaccgtgcctctcgcgaaaaaaaagcGTTTTTTCCGCGCAAAAAAAAATCGAAttttttttatcgaaaagctaaggaagaccgggggaaaaccaaaacgtcgaaaaaaaccGAAAAAACAGTTTAAACAGCCGAAAACGCAtgcgaaaaaattaaaaaaatccggagggagcgtccagagcgcgacacgtggcgaatggctgagagcgcgccaagtggcgctgatcgttgcgaggctccttCAGGAGCACTCGTTAACTAGTTGCGGGGAGTACGGGGAAATCATCTTTTCTTTTAGGGGAAATCATCTAGTTTTTTTTGGGACAAACTCGCGAAGCTTTTATTCaaccgtcacaatgtttacagggacgaacaAAAGATCGCCGGGGTGGCCTAGCCAAACATGACGGCCGATCCTCAACGTTAATGCATGCTTCGCGAGGTTGTGGGCCTCAAAGTTCGAGGTCCTAAATTCATGACTGAAGGTACAAGAGGAGAAAAGACGAGCTCTATCCGTTATTTCCGTATGCTGCTGCCGTTCCTCCTTTGATCGCCTCCACCGCGGCCATGCAGTCCGAGGCGATAAAAACTTTATGCTCATACAGATCGTCGGCTAGGGCCAGAGCTTCCCTGGTAGCTAGAACTTCAAGCACCTCCGGGTCCTCAATGTTGTTGACGATAACTGCCGAGGCTCCCAAAAACACACCCGATGCATCGCGACAAACAGCTCCCACAGCCCCCCTTCCACCAGCACGCGGCACAGCCGCATCAACATTAATTTTGACATGATCATCAGGTGGTGGCTGCCTAGTAGGGCGGGCTCTTGGAGTTGTCGGTGGCCTGTCAACAGGTTTCTGTATCTGCTTCAAATCAGCCAAGTAACTAGTGACAAAACCATTAGTTGAGAATGGAGTTCTATAAATTCCTTCATGGATTATTTTCCTCCTCGCCGCCCATATGGCCCAAAGTGTGACAATCATGGTAGTAAACTCTTCTTGAGAAAGCGATTCGCTCGTCAGAAAGATCCATCTCTTTGCCTGATCATCTCTCTGCATACACATATGCTGCACCATATCCTCATTTGATAGAGCCCAGACGCACCGGGCGTAGTTGCAATCAATAAGAGAATGGCGCCAGTTGTCCGCTGCTCCGCATAACGCACACACATGCGACGGTAACATGTTTCGACGATGCAGAACATCACTAGTAGGAAGTGAGTGACGAGCCAGCCTCCAtgtgaaaattttcagttttgAAGGAACTTGCAGGCCCCAAATTGATGACCATCCTTTTGATTCACCGCTGGACATCTCCTCGGCCTCATCAAGCCAATCTTCCCTTCCCATCTTCATCTTGTGGATCAATTTGTAGGCCGATTTTACTGAGAATCGTCCCTTCGGATCGCCCGACCATGCCCAAAAGTCATCCACATGTCTTGTACAGAGGGGGATCTTCAGGATTGCCTCCGCGTTGGCTGAAACAAAAACTTGACGAACTACCTCCTCTCGCCAGCATGCCAAGGTTGGTTCAATGAGGTCGCTCACCATCAGCGGAGGATCAGCCACCCTAGGTGGAAAAGGTTTCATGAGGCCACTTCTTGGGAGCCAGTTATGATGCCAAATACTGGTTGTTGCTCCGTCCCCAGTGCGCTTGATAATCCCATGGTTCAAAACATTTCTTCCATCAATAATGGCTCCCCACACCTGCGATGGATGGGGGCCTAACTCCGCCTCCAATAAGTTGGTCGTTGGGTAGTAGACGAACTTAAAAATGCGAGCACTTAGGGAATCCGGCCAGTTCTTGTAAAAGCCGCCAAGCCTGCCTGTGACAGTAGGGCAATGTTGAAGATCTCAAGATCACGAAAACCCAGCCCTCCCAGGTCCTTCGGCCTCGTCATGACATCCCACGAGACCCAACATGGCTTCCTTCTTCCTTGTTTACTTCCCCATCAAAACTGCCGTATGATGAAGGTTACACTCTCACAAACTCCTCTAGGAAGCCGAAAGCAAGACATTGAAAAAACTGGGATTGCTTGTGCGACCGATTTGATGAGGACTTCCTTTCCACTAACTGAAAGCATTTTCTGCATCCATCCTCTTACTTTCTCCCACACTGTCACGAAGGTAATTGAACGTTCCGTTCTTGGAGTGACCAACACCGTTGGCAACCCTAAATATCTGTTACTCAAGGATTCATTGTGGACATTTAGACTTTGCATGACACCTTGTTTAAGAGAATCTGGACAACCTCTGCTAAAGAAAATAGAAGATTTTTCATGATTTATTCTCGGTCCTGAGGCTCCACAATAAGTACCCAGCAGGTTTGAAACCAATTCTGCTCCCTCCACACTCAACAGGCTATCGTCTGCAAACAAAAGATGGCTAACAGTTGGGGCTGTAGGGGCCACCTTGATGCCACCAAACGCAGACGACTGAGAACTGGACTTCAAAAGGCACGACAGGCCCTCTGCTGCAAGTAAGAAAAGGTAGGGGAAGATCGGATCTCCCTATCGAATACCCCTCGAGGGTTTAAAATGCTCTAGCTTTTCACCATTCAACAACACAGAAAATGATACTGATTTCACCATCCCCATGACAATGTCCACCCAACCAGACGAGAAGCCTAGCTTAAGCATTATGGCCTGTAGATAATCCCACTCCAAGCGATCATACGCCTTTATCATATCAAGTTTCAGTGCACAACTGCTATTGGTTTTTGATCGGTTCCTCTTCATGAAATGGAAACACTCATATGCACAAATAATGTTATCTGATATTAATCTGCCGGGGACAAACGTTGACTGTTCTTCAGAAATAATGTCAGGGAGTATGACCTTCGGCCTATTAGCTATGACTTTTGAGGCAATTTTATAGAGCACATTGCAAAGGCTAATAGGTCTAAATTGGGAGAGGTGTGTCGGGCTTGTTACCTTGGGGATCAGTACTAAAACAATGTCATTAATCGCCTCAGCACTCTCTTGTCCTTTTATGATCCTGAGAACCACTGTTGTCACCTCATCCCCACATATATCCCAATGGCGCTGATAAAAATGTGCGTGAAAACCATCCGGACCGGGTGCCTTTGTTGGGAACATTTGGAAAAGCGCTGCCTTGACCTCATTGCTGGTATACGGAGCACACAACACTTCATTCATGGCCGGCGTTACCCTTGCAGGAACATGCATAAGAACATCCTCCATCCCGGTCACACCCTCCGTGGTGTATAAAGCTTTATAGAAATCTGTCACCATTACTCTCAGCTCGGCCGGATCATCTGTAAGCATACCCAAGGAGTTTTGCAAAGCCTTGATCATATTTCGTTTCCGTCTCATGCTAGCTCTCATATGGAAGAACTTTGTATTTCTGTCTCCCGGTCTCATGCTAGCTCTCATATGGAAGAACTTTGTATTTCTGTCTCCCGCTGACAGACACTGCAAACGGGACCTCTGACGCCACATCAATTCCTCTCGATGATAAAGCTCCACCAGTTTCTCATTGAGCTTCAACTCAATGTGAGTCGGACTCATACGTGCAGGGTCACTCCGGAGCTGCTCTAATTGACGTTTGGCCTCTTTAATTTGCTTTCGCACGCTCCCAAAGGTATCTTTGCCCCAAACAGACAGATCCTTCGAGATTGACAGCAGCTTATCCCGAAAATCACCAACTCCATACCCCGGCGCCACCGCATTCCATCTTGAGGTGATCGTATCACGCCACTCCTCGTGTGATTCCCACATAACTTCGTACCGGACTGTTGATCGCCTGAACGTTGCTGTTATCACTTGGCCCTCCCCTAGTTAGAAAAGACCATAGGAATTGGGCTGCCGGCCCACGAATTGCGAGATGATACATATTTTTTGTCTGTCGATGAGAGATAAAACTGAAGATTTTGTCGATGAGAGTTAAAACTGAAGATCAATGGCAGTATTGCAGAGTTCCAAAGACAGAGACGACTAGTGGTTCAATTAGTAGTAGGCATTCTCCATCAGAGACAGCACACATTGCAGAGCTCAAAAGAAAATTTTCTTGTTTTTTCTACACGATTGCTCCAATATTTTCATCTCAGTAGAGGCATCGGCGCATCTTGTTTACCAAAGCATTATTCAACATGTAAACTGAAAGGAGCCTGAAAACTAAAATTCAACTCGAAACAGTGGCCACCAGACGCGTGCAGATGTCAAGCCAGACAGCCATCTTCGTCTACGGCAAGCCGGCGCCCTTCTCCCTGGCCTGCCTCTTCCGCTCCTCCTGCGCGATCCTGTCCCTCTCCTTGGTGGCGGCCTCGACGTCGTCCCACGTTGAGTGCTCCTCCGCCGTGCTCTCTGAACCGACCTTCTCCTTCACCCCTTGCGCGGCCTCCTTTGTGGCTTCCCAGGCGCCCTGCGCCGCCTGCTTCGCCTTCTCGCCGAGCACCTGCGCGGTCTCCGCCACCTTGCTCGCGCCCTCCTTGGTCATCTCCGCAACCTTCTCCCCGGCGCTCCTGGTGCCCTCCGCGGCCCTGTCCTTGGCCTCGCCGGCCTTGTCCATGGCGCCCTCCGCCACCTCCGCGGTCTTCTCCTTGGCCGCGCCCgccgtctccttggccttgtcgatcGCCTGCCCCGTCGTCTCCTTAGCCCTCTCCTTCATCTCCCCCGCCTTGTCCGCGGCCTGGCTTGCCGTCTCCTTGGTCTCGTGCTTGGCCTTCTCCGTCATGCGGGAGGCCCTCTCTGCGGCTTCCTCCGCCGTCTCCTTGGCCCTCTCCTTCATCTCCCCCGCCTTGTCCGCGGCCTGGTTTGCCGTCTCCTTAGTCTCGTGGTTCGCCTTCTCCGTCATGCGGGAGGCCTTCTCGGCGGCGTCCCCGGCCTTGTCCTTGGTCTCATCGGCCATGCGCGACGCCTGGTCCTTCGCGCTCTCCTTGGCATGGCCGGTGGCATCCTTGGCCTGCTCCGCCGCGCCCCTGTACTTGTCCTTGATCTCCCTCCGGTCGTCCGGCGAGTTGTTATACGCCTGCCGACGCACGAACCAAAGCCGGCGAGCACGCATGTCAGCATGCACCTCAACAGAAAAAACGTGGCATGGCAGACGAGCAAACTGAACTTCTGTATACACGTACCTGCGACGATCTCGGGGCGGTCTGCATGCAGATGGGGCTCCAGCTCGCGGCATGCGGGCGGGGAGCGAGGAAGCAGGGCCTGGGAATGGCCTTCACGGCAGTGTTTCCGGTGAGCGCCGTGGCGCTGGCGACCCGCGCTCCTCCGAGAAGCATGGCGGCCATCAACCTGGACATGGATGTACTCTGTCAGGACGGCTCGATCCGTCAATGCGGCGAAATCTTGCAAGCTTTAAGTCTTGGATCAGCTGTCAACTATGGTGGTTGTGCGTGTGAGCTTTGCGGTAAGGGAGAGGATGAGGCCGACCGGAGTGTTATAAGCTCGAGGCGGAGGCGAGGGAGGGGCGGACGTGACACGTACGGGGACACGTTGCGGCTTGTGACGACACGTGGTGGCTCCGTGGAGTGTGCTGCTGTCCGTGACCGTAGGCCGGAGTGCCGCGAACGGTCTGAAGGTTCTGGACCGTCTGCTCTATGGCCATACAAGTGTGGTACGGACGTGGCCCTTGATCGAAGTTTATTCGCTCGTGCGCGCGCGCGGCAATGCCCACGTCTGATGCAAGTGCCCTACCGCGAAGACGGATTTTGCCAACCGGCAGGCAGCGTCACCAATCCTAAAACGAGCTCATGTTCCATTgcataaattcaaaaaaaagtttacgTGATAAACATTTGTGGTATGTTTTTTTTCGGGTTCAAGAAGTTTTATTCCAAATTAACAGGCTTACAGTCCGCTAATACAAGATTATGAATGAAGGGGGTGGCCGTTGCAACCAACAAGCGATGCTACGAGCCATTCAGGCATGATTAGCAAGACAATGTGAGACCTTGTTCTGTGATTTCAGGATCTTCACTGGTTTAAACTCCCTCTGCAGCATGTAGTTCTTGATCTTCCTGAGCAATTGACCATTGGGTGATTTATCAAATGAGGCATTGTACGAACACCGAAAGGTTAGACCATTCGGTAGCCATAGACATTTCAATCGTAGTAGCTTGAATTTCCGTCTCGAGAGTATTGTTACAGTAGAATAATAGTTGACATGATGAAAAAATGGGCAGAGCCCAAGTTGTCTTTTACAACCTAACTTTTCATAAGACGTTTGTACTAATATGTTTGTGATAAAATCCATCCATGTTGGTCTAGTAAAAAAAAGATGTTGctaaccaagtctcagtcaagtggCAAAACAtgtaagaaagaaaaaaagaaaattaaaGGAAAAGAtacacggatcttgatgtaagatcttaCTAATATAGCATCAACTAAGACTTAATCAAGTCTCAGTCAAACTGAGACGTAGCAAGACTGAAAAAACCAATGTTTCAAAGTGCTTTAAAAAAATTACCATTTTTGAGTATCGTTGTTTTTTTTTCAAACCCAACAAATGTTTTTTCATCACAAAAAATGTCATGCTGATAAAACTTCAAAGTTTTAACATTGTTGGTTTAAGAAAAGAAAAGGATTtatttaaattattattattatatgaTTTTACTGTCCACCCTGCACATGCACCCAAGTGAAACTCCACGCTAATGTTGGGCGAAAATCCTAAACATATGGGGAAAGTCACGGAAATGAAAGCGGGAGTATGTGTCCTCCCCTTTTTAATCTCATCCCTTATCACACAAAAAAAATCCAACCCCCTTTAATCTTAATGTGAGGCCCTATCCTCCTTAATTAGATATTATCAACTAACCCTGTAAGCTAATTTTCATACACGCCGTCGGCAGATAGCAAAACTGATGGCGACTCAATTACATCTTACACTAGCAaatatgtccgtgcgttgcaacgaaaaAAATCACCTTTTATACACACACTCGACGACATCAGCAAATTCGCTGAAGCCTTTCATGATGTCATACAACCAACAACATGAATGGTGTTGCGCGTGTACTTAAGGTGTCTCCAAAAATCTTTATGAGCATTATTTCAAACAATATAGAAATCAACCTTAAGCCACTTGTTTACATAAAGCTTGCGTCAACAGTTTTAGTGTACATCATTGTATATGGGTTGGTTATCGTGCACTATGTAAAATAGAGAGGATGATTATGTATGTGCTagtacatatgcccgtgcgttgcaatgggatagATATTTTTTCGAGAAGCAACGTGAAAGATAATTGATGTGTCATAAAAAAAAGGGTCTCCATAATGGTAAGTGACAGAGCAAGGAGTTATGGTTTTCTCGCTGGACTTGTTTGGCACGCGAAATCTTGATGGTGGG
This region of Triticum aestivum cultivar Chinese Spring chromosome 2D, IWGSC CS RefSeq v2.1, whole genome shotgun sequence genomic DNA includes:
- the LOC123049859 gene encoding late embryogenesis abundant protein At3g53040, translating into MSRLMAAMLLGGARVASATALTGNTAVKAIPRPCFLAPRPHAASWSPICMQTAPRSSQAYNNSPDDRREIKDKYRGAAEQAKDATGHAKESAKDQASRMADETKDKAGDAAEKASRMTEKANHETKETANQAADKAGEMKERAKETAEEAAERASRMTEKAKHETKETASQAADKAGEMKERAKETTGQAIDKAKETAGAAKEKTAEVAEGAMDKAGEAKDRAAEGTRSAGEKVAEMTKEGASKVAETAQVLGEKAKQAAQGAWEATKEAAQGVKEKVGSESTAEEHSTWDDVEAATKERDRIAQEERKRQAREKGAGLP